A portion of the Deltaproteobacteria bacterium genome contains these proteins:
- the rpoN gene encoding RNA polymerase factor sigma-54, whose product MALEIKQQLRLAQQLVITPQLQQAIKLLQLSRMELEALVQTELTENPLLEDSEQEAPEEAAPEGDGEERTDPTDTPPENDASQSTEATREEQVAEVGKQDGELVEPPNFDWENYLGNYNDPYPAGEASAPPEASQTFENTVHTTESLQEHLLWQLQLSNSFTTAEHAIAEEIIGNINDDGYLASTLDELAAKLGIGPDAVEACLQKVHRFDPAGVGARDLKECLTLQARQLGGEDVPLLLKVIDAHLPELERHHYSMIAKKLGITPEHARTLAHVIHNMEPKPGRPYFSDQAQYIIPDVYVYKVGEDYVIMLNEDGLPKLQVSRFYRRTLMDGSAVANQTKEYMQSKLRAAMWLIKSIHQRQQTLYKVTKSIVKFQHEFFDRGIEYMRPMILRDVAEDVGVHESTVSRVTTNKYVHTPRGIFELKFFFNNAIHKSEGNDVASETVKQKIQQMIHGENPLHPLSDQLIAQQLAQERILLARRTVAKYREALGISPSAQRRRME is encoded by the coding sequence ATGGCCTTGGAGATCAAACAGCAATTACGTCTCGCGCAACAACTCGTCATCACCCCCCAACTCCAGCAAGCTATTAAACTCCTCCAACTCTCCCGGATGGAACTCGAGGCCTTGGTCCAAACGGAACTGACGGAAAATCCGTTGCTCGAAGATAGTGAGCAAGAGGCCCCTGAAGAGGCCGCTCCCGAAGGCGATGGCGAGGAACGGACCGATCCGACCGACACCCCACCCGAGAACGACGCCAGTCAGAGCACCGAGGCCACGCGCGAGGAACAAGTTGCCGAAGTCGGCAAACAGGATGGCGAGTTGGTCGAGCCCCCCAACTTTGATTGGGAAAACTATCTCGGCAACTACAACGATCCATACCCCGCCGGCGAGGCCTCCGCGCCACCAGAGGCAAGCCAAACATTCGAGAACACCGTACACACCACCGAATCACTCCAAGAGCATCTGCTGTGGCAATTACAACTGTCGAATAGCTTCACAACCGCCGAACACGCAATCGCCGAAGAAATTATCGGCAACATCAACGACGACGGCTATCTCGCATCCACGCTCGATGAGCTGGCGGCCAAGCTCGGAATCGGCCCCGATGCCGTCGAGGCCTGTCTCCAGAAGGTCCACCGCTTCGACCCCGCCGGTGTCGGCGCGCGCGATCTGAAAGAATGTTTGACCCTTCAAGCCCGCCAACTCGGCGGCGAAGATGTCCCGCTCTTGTTGAAGGTCATCGACGCGCACTTGCCCGAATTGGAACGGCATCACTACTCGATGATCGCGAAGAAACTCGGCATCACCCCGGAACACGCGCGGACCCTCGCCCATGTCATCCACAATATGGAACCGAAACCGGGCCGTCCGTACTTCAGCGACCAGGCCCAATACATCATTCCCGATGTCTATGTGTATAAGGTCGGGGAAGACTACGTCATCATGCTGAACGAAGATGGCCTGCCGAAACTCCAAGTCAGTCGTTTTTATCGACGCACGTTGATGGACGGCAGTGCGGTCGCGAATCAAACCAAAGAATACATGCAGTCGAAGCTGCGCGCAGCGATGTGGCTGATTAAGAGTATCCACCAACGCCAACAGACGCTGTACAAAGTGACCAAAAGCATTGTGAAGTTCCAACATGAATTCTTCGACCGGGGCATCGAATATATGCGCCCGATGATCTTGCGCGATGTCGCCGAAGACGTCGGCGTCCATGAATCCACGGTCAGCCGCGTCACCACCAATAAATACGTGCATACGCCGCGCGGCATCTTCGAACTGAAGTTTTTCTTTAATAACGCGATCCACAAGAGTGAGGGCAACGACGTCGCCTCCGAAACCGTGAAGCAGAAGATCCAACAAATGATCCACGGTGAAAACCCGCTCCATCCATTGAGCGACCAACTCATCGCCCAACAATTGGCGCAGGAACGGATTCTGCTGGCGCGCCGAACCGTGGCAAAATACCGGGAGGCCCTCGGCATCTCTCCGTCTGCGCAACGACGACGGATGGAATGA
- the hprK gene encoding HPr(Ser) kinase/phosphatase, whose product MLAIPVIQLAKDRDHQMHLKLLAGERGLSKKITIPRIQKPGLALTGDTSGVHAGRIQVLGESELTYLSSLDAEPRQQVLTAICHVDVTCFVITCGAATPVPLKELCDTHDIPLFQTHLLTSTFINRVTRFLEDHLTASTCIHGVLMDVFGVGMLVIGKSGIGKSEVALDLILRGHRLVADDIVNIKKRPPATLFGMGSEIIKYHMEIRGLGIINIKDLFGIAAIRDRKVVEVVVELQEWDPRAEYDRLGTEERKYTLLDVHLPYIQIPVRPGRNITTIIEVAARNQLLKVGGHHSAREFQEQLHRQLISQREPHSSVWEILE is encoded by the coding sequence ATGCTCGCGATTCCCGTTATCCAGCTCGCAAAAGACCGCGACCACCAGATGCATCTCAAACTCCTGGCGGGCGAGCGGGGTCTGAGCAAAAAAATCACCATTCCACGCATTCAAAAACCGGGACTCGCGCTGACCGGCGACACGTCAGGCGTGCATGCGGGCCGCATCCAGGTATTGGGCGAATCGGAACTCACATATCTCAGCTCCCTCGACGCCGAGCCGCGGCAACAGGTCTTGACCGCGATCTGTCACGTCGACGTCACCTGTTTCGTGATTACCTGTGGGGCCGCCACCCCGGTCCCGCTCAAGGAACTTTGCGATACGCACGATATCCCGCTCTTTCAGACCCACTTGCTCACATCGACGTTCATTAATCGTGTTACGCGGTTCTTGGAAGATCATCTCACGGCCTCCACCTGCATTCACGGCGTCCTGATGGATGTCTTCGGAGTCGGGATGTTAGTGATCGGCAAGAGCGGAATCGGTAAGAGCGAAGTCGCGCTGGACCTGATCCTCCGCGGCCACCGGCTGGTCGCCGACGACATTGTGAATATCAAGAAGCGCCCACCGGCCACGCTCTTCGGAATGGGTTCGGAGATCATTAAGTACCACATGGAAATCCGCGGCCTCGGCATCATTAATATTAAAGACCTCTTCGGCATCGCCGCCATCCGCGACCGCAAAGTCGTCGAGGTCGTCGTCGAATTGCAAGAATGGGATCCGCGCGCCGAGTACGACCGGCTCGGCACGGAGGAGCGGAAATATACCTTGCTCGACGTCCACCTCCCCTATATCCAGATCCCGGTGCGCCCCGGACGCAATATCACGACGATTATCGAAGTCGCGGCACGGAATCAGCTGTTGAAAGTCGGCGGCCACCACTCGGCGCGGGAATTTCAAGAGCAGCTCCATCGTCAGCTGATCTCGCAGCGAGAACCGCATAGCTCCGTCTGGGAGATCTTGGAATGA
- a CDS encoding L,D-transpeptidase family protein yields the protein MKRIRSYNASLFLVGLLLLSCRTVSAATLATAITRYGPAAEARLTPHFQATDIPYPPRQLRFLTIKAEKALEVWAGAGQHWRLIKRYPILAASGTLGPKLREGDAQVPEGLYRIVALNPNSAFHLSMQLNYPNAFDRLQAQREGRTHPGSDIFIHGGAASIGCLAIGDSAIEELFTLVHRTGLSHVEVIITPTDPRRAPLRPPPHSPAWVTALYDQLTAAIRGWQ from the coding sequence ATGAAACGGATTCGTTCCTACAACGCTTCGTTGTTTCTTGTCGGCCTGCTGCTCTTGAGCTGTCGCACTGTGTCGGCCGCGACACTCGCCACAGCTATCACTCGCTATGGCCCAGCGGCCGAGGCCAGACTGACTCCGCATTTCCAAGCGACAGACATCCCCTACCCGCCCCGACAATTGCGCTTCCTGACCATCAAGGCGGAAAAGGCACTCGAAGTGTGGGCCGGCGCGGGGCAACATTGGCGCTTGATCAAACGCTACCCAATCTTGGCCGCCAGCGGCACGCTCGGGCCGAAGCTGCGCGAGGGCGACGCGCAAGTCCCGGAAGGACTGTACCGCATCGTCGCACTGAATCCGAACAGTGCGTTTCACCTCTCGATGCAACTCAACTACCCCAACGCCTTCGACCGCTTGCAGGCGCAGCGTGAAGGCCGGACGCATCCGGGCAGCGACATTTTCATCCACGGCGGCGCCGCATCGATCGGCTGTCTCGCCATCGGCGACTCAGCGATCGAAGAACTTTTCACGCTCGTGCACCGCACCGGCCTCAGCCATGTAGAGGTCATCATCACTCCGACCGATCCGCGCCGCGCCCCGCTCCGACCTCCGCCCCACTCGCCCGCTTGGGTCACGGCCCTGTACGATCAACTCACGGCGGCGATACGCGGCTGGCAGTAA
- a CDS encoding HPr family phosphocarrier protein produces the protein MGKKTSLSPATSSKANLTEVGRVEQSLQITNQLGLHARAAASFVKIANRFRSSITVKKDTVAVNGKSIMGVLMLAAPKGTLITLIAEGPDAAAAAVALAQLIHDKFGEE, from the coding sequence ATGGGCAAAAAAACATCGTTATCGCCAGCCACGTCCTCCAAGGCAAACTTGACTGAGGTCGGCCGGGTCGAACAATCGCTGCAGATCACCAACCAACTGGGGTTACACGCCCGTGCGGCCGCCAGCTTTGTGAAGATTGCGAATCGCTTTCGCTCCAGCATTACAGTGAAGAAAGACACGGTCGCGGTCAATGGGAAGAGCATCATGGGGGTCTTGATGTTGGCGGCTCCGAAAGGGACGTTAATCACGTTGATCGCGGAGGGCCCCGACGCCGCCGCTGCCGCCGTGGCCCTCGCCCAACTGATCCACGATAAATTTGGAGAAGAGTAA
- a CDS encoding 4-hydroxybenzoate octaprenyltransferase, which yields MQSAKYKVQNAGGGRSTARLRDTLELIKFSHTIFALPFALGAMWVAAHGWPGWRTGALIIAAMITARATAMAVNRLADRHFDARNPRTRDRPLPAGRLSPRYVITFTVIMLLGFLLCTAALNRLALQLAPVALLVLCGYSFMKRVTPWSHLVLGASLGLAAPAAEVAVRAAISAPFVLLGLAICGWVAGFDIIYATLDVDFDRAHGLHSVPARFGVATALWIARGLHIAAAVGFFAFGRLAQLGTPYFIATTLMALALLIEQSLVRAHDLSRVNTTFFTANGWVSMLFFCGTLGGTR from the coding sequence CACCATCTTTGCGTTGCCGTTCGCGCTCGGTGCGATGTGGGTCGCTGCGCACGGCTGGCCGGGATGGCGCACCGGCGCATTGATCATCGCCGCGATGATCACGGCCCGCGCTACGGCGATGGCCGTCAATCGACTCGCCGATCGGCATTTCGACGCGCGCAATCCCCGCACGCGCGACCGCCCGCTACCGGCGGGACGGCTCTCTCCACGCTACGTGATCACTTTCACCGTCATCATGCTCCTCGGCTTTCTACTCTGCACCGCGGCGCTGAATCGACTCGCACTGCAACTCGCCCCAGTCGCACTCTTGGTGTTGTGCGGCTATTCATTCATGAAGCGGGTCACCCCCTGGTCCCATCTGGTCCTCGGGGCGTCCCTCGGACTGGCCGCCCCGGCGGCAGAAGTCGCGGTCCGCGCCGCGATCAGCGCCCCGTTTGTGCTGCTTGGGTTAGCGATCTGTGGTTGGGTCGCCGGGTTCGACATCATTTATGCCACACTCGATGTCGACTTCGATCGCGCCCACGGCCTCCACTCCGTCCCGGCTCGATTCGGCGTCGCCACCGCCCTCTGGATCGCGCGCGGCCTGCATATCGCCGCAGCCGTCGGTTTTTTCGCATTCGGCCGGCTGGCTCAACTCGGCACGCCGTATTTCATCGCCACCACGCTCATGGCGCTGGCGTTACTCATCGAACAATCGCTCGTGCGCGCCCATGATCTCTCCCGCGTCAACACCACGTTCTTCACTGCGAACGGATGGGTCAGCATGCTGTTTTTTTGCGGCACGCTAGGGGGCACCCGGTGA
- the raiA gene encoding ribosome-associated translation inhibitor RaiA gives MEPTFTFRNIAATDALRAHAAEKIDRLEKYWQRPATIHFILAVEHLDHRAELTITDGGEQLVGHATTPDMYASIDQAVRKVEHQLQRRKDRKTNRKGRPSIPELSLTPEESSE, from the coding sequence ATGGAACCGACATTTACATTTCGGAACATTGCGGCCACCGACGCACTCCGCGCCCATGCCGCTGAAAAAATCGATCGGTTGGAAAAATATTGGCAACGCCCAGCGACCATTCATTTCATCTTAGCGGTCGAACATCTGGACCATCGGGCGGAGCTCACGATTACGGACGGCGGCGAACAGCTCGTCGGTCACGCCACCACGCCCGATATGTACGCGTCCATTGACCAAGCCGTCCGCAAGGTGGAGCACCAACTGCAACGGCGCAAGGATCGCAAAACCAATCGCAAAGGGCGACCCTCCATTCCCGAATTGAGTCTCACACCGGAAGAATCATCCGAGTAG
- a CDS encoding PTS sugar transporter subunit IIA, with amino-acid sequence MTSKLIGIVAVGHGNLTTAMVDAVRKIMPDAQQITSVEIDSNAPVEENRKKIGRAIQAVDQDVGVLLLTDMFGGTPSNLCLSFLKPNRIEVISGLNLPMLIKLLGGMQQQHFNEVVTFIQRYGQKNIVIASHVLQGKLD; translated from the coding sequence ATGACCAGCAAACTGATCGGGATTGTGGCCGTCGGACACGGCAATCTGACCACCGCCATGGTCGACGCGGTCCGCAAAATCATGCCCGATGCGCAACAGATTACCAGTGTGGAAATCGATTCCAATGCCCCGGTCGAGGAAAATCGCAAAAAAATCGGCCGGGCCATCCAGGCCGTTGACCAAGATGTCGGCGTCCTGCTGCTGACCGATATGTTCGGCGGCACGCCGTCGAATCTCTGCCTCTCTTTTCTCAAACCGAATCGGATCGAGGTCATTAGTGGCCTCAATCTGCCGATGTTGATCAAGCTGTTGGGCGGCATGCAGCAACAGCACTTCAACGAGGTCGTCACTTTTATTCAACGCTATGGGCAAAAAAACATCGTTATCGCCAGCCACGTCCTCCAAGGCAAACTTGACTGA
- a CDS encoding NUDIX hydrolase, protein MDEQKNPTARTLHSGQYLRLCREGHWEYVERHTCRGAVMILPLTAANEVILVEQYRVPLHASVIEWPAGLVGDLESHRQEASAVCAQRELLEETGYHAARLEPVFQGPVSAGLSSEQIEIFVALDLTQIHAGGGEPGEGITVHRVPLATIDNWLATQAATGKLIDVKLAAGLYWLGHVCNID, encoded by the coding sequence ATGGACGAGCAAAAAAATCCGACAGCCCGCACGCTGCACAGCGGCCAGTACTTGCGGCTCTGTCGCGAAGGGCATTGGGAATATGTCGAACGCCACACCTGCCGCGGCGCCGTGATGATCCTCCCGCTCACCGCAGCGAACGAAGTGATACTGGTCGAGCAATATCGCGTCCCGCTCCACGCATCGGTGATCGAATGGCCGGCCGGCTTAGTCGGCGATCTGGAATCACATCGGCAGGAAGCTTCCGCTGTTTGCGCGCAACGCGAACTGCTGGAAGAAACCGGATATCACGCGGCACGACTGGAGCCGGTCTTCCAAGGCCCGGTCTCCGCCGGATTGTCCTCCGAACAGATCGAAATATTTGTTGCGCTCGACTTGACCCAAATCCATGCCGGCGGTGGAGAACCGGGCGAAGGGATCACAGTCCATCGCGTCCCGCTCGCCACAATCGATAACTGGCTTGCGACACAAGCCGCCACCGGCAAACTCATCGACGTCAAACTCGCTGCGGGATTGTATTGGCTAGGACATGTTTGCAATATTGATTAA
- the hpt gene encoding hypoxanthine phosphoribosyltransferase, with protein MKRPSHDIQPLIPADQLAARIKTLAREIEDDYAGGEFVVIGVLKGAFIFMADLVRAFRKPVRCDFLRVSSYDHDRSTGVVRLDLDLTQPIADQDVLLVEDIVDTGRTLRYLLKHLQAKRPSRLRVASLLYKELYPEVRGLIDYCGFTIPNKYVLGYGLDSEGLYRSLPFVGYRE; from the coding sequence ATGAAACGCCCATCCCATGACATCCAGCCCCTCATCCCCGCAGATCAGCTGGCCGCGCGGATTAAAACGCTGGCCCGAGAAATCGAAGACGATTACGCCGGAGGGGAATTCGTCGTGATCGGGGTCCTGAAGGGGGCCTTTATTTTTATGGCCGACTTAGTGCGTGCCTTCCGCAAGCCCGTCCGATGCGACTTCCTCCGCGTGTCCAGTTATGACCATGACCGCTCCACCGGCGTAGTGCGCTTGGATCTGGATCTTACGCAGCCGATCGCCGACCAAGACGTGTTGCTCGTAGAAGACATCGTCGATACCGGGCGGACGTTGCGCTACTTGTTGAAACATTTGCAAGCGAAACGCCCCAGTCGGTTGCGCGTGGCAAGCTTGCTGTACAAGGAATTGTATCCAGAAGTGCGCGGCCTGATCGATTACTGCGGGTTTACCATTCCCAATAAATACGTGTTGGGCTACGGCCTCGATTCGGAGGGTCTCTACCGTTCGCTCCCGTTCGTTGGTTATCGGGAATAA
- a CDS encoding CTP synthase yields MARPVQTRTKFIFVTGGVVSSLGKGLACASIGALLESRGLKVTIQKLDPYINVDPGTMNPLQHGEVFVTDDGAETDLDLGHYERFTHARLTKLNNFTTGKIYHSVIEKERRGAYLGRTVQVIPHITDEIKACVLQAAQDTDIALVEVGGTVGDIESLPFCEAIRQFKSDVGGQNVLYIHLTLVPHIAAAGELKTKPTQHSVQKLREIGIQPDILLCRCDRDLSKDVRQKIALFCNVEANAVFAARDVASIYEVPLRLNEEGLDEKIVEELNIWSRQPDLSEWRQLGERAAAATEEVRVGVVGKYVSFTDSYKSLNEALIHGGIANDVRVRLQFIDSERLEDVTDVEPFLRDVDAILVPGGFGDRGIEGKIRAIQFARERNMPFFGICLGMQLAVIEFARHVCNLADADSREFDAKTPHPVIDLMEEQKAITNLGGTMRLGAYPCTLTRGSKAAAAYGEAEISERHRHRYEVNNAYLDTLATHGMRVTGIFSRAQLVEMVELHNHPWFLGCQFHPEFKSRPMTPHPLFAQFIEAGRAAARRRVWAGQKTGAAEPVDTPLITSATPLPKRPTRRRR; encoded by the coding sequence ATGGCACGTCCGGTCCAAACGCGAACCAAGTTCATATTTGTCACCGGCGGGGTTGTCTCTTCTCTCGGCAAGGGTCTGGCTTGCGCCTCGATCGGGGCACTGCTGGAAAGTCGCGGGCTGAAGGTCACCATTCAAAAGCTTGATCCGTATATCAATGTCGACCCCGGCACGATGAATCCGCTGCAACACGGCGAAGTCTTTGTCACCGACGACGGCGCCGAAACGGATCTCGACTTAGGCCATTACGAACGTTTCACCCACGCGCGCTTGACCAAGCTCAACAATTTCACCACCGGCAAGATTTATCATTCGGTCATCGAAAAAGAACGCCGCGGGGCATATCTGGGACGCACCGTGCAGGTCATCCCACATATCACGGACGAAATCAAAGCGTGCGTCTTGCAAGCGGCGCAAGACACCGACATCGCATTGGTCGAAGTTGGTGGCACAGTCGGCGACATCGAAAGCCTGCCGTTTTGCGAGGCGATCCGGCAATTCAAATCGGACGTCGGCGGGCAAAACGTATTGTACATCCACCTCACGCTCGTCCCGCACATCGCTGCGGCAGGCGAGCTCAAAACCAAACCGACGCAACACAGCGTGCAGAAACTGCGCGAGATCGGGATCCAACCCGACATCCTGCTCTGTCGCTGCGATCGCGATCTCTCAAAAGACGTCCGCCAAAAGATTGCGCTGTTTTGTAACGTCGAGGCGAACGCCGTGTTTGCGGCCCGCGACGTCGCCAGCATTTACGAAGTCCCGCTCCGCCTCAACGAAGAGGGCCTGGATGAAAAGATCGTCGAGGAACTCAACATCTGGAGTCGCCAACCGGATCTGTCGGAATGGCGCCAACTCGGCGAGCGCGCCGCCGCTGCGACCGAAGAAGTGCGTGTCGGCGTCGTCGGCAAATATGTCAGCTTCACCGATTCCTACAAAAGTCTCAACGAGGCCCTGATCCATGGCGGCATCGCGAACGACGTGCGCGTGCGACTCCAGTTCATCGATTCCGAGCGCCTGGAAGATGTGACCGATGTCGAACCGTTCCTCCGCGATGTCGACGCCATCTTAGTCCCGGGAGGATTTGGCGATCGCGGCATCGAAGGGAAAATCCGCGCGATCCAATTTGCGCGGGAACGGAACATGCCGTTTTTCGGCATCTGCCTGGGGATGCAACTCGCGGTGATCGAATTTGCGCGACACGTCTGCAATTTAGCGGACGCCGATAGTCGAGAATTCGACGCCAAGACCCCGCACCCGGTCATCGACCTGATGGAAGAGCAAAAGGCGATCACTAATCTCGGCGGCACGATGCGTTTAGGCGCGTATCCGTGCACACTGACGCGGGGGTCCAAGGCCGCTGCGGCCTATGGCGAGGCGGAAATCTCGGAACGCCACCGCCATCGTTATGAAGTCAATAACGCCTACCTCGACACGTTGGCGACCCACGGCATGCGGGTGACGGGAATATTCAGCCGCGCCCAGTTGGTCGAAATGGTCGAACTCCACAATCATCCCTGGTTTCTGGGTTGCCAATTCCATCCCGAATTCAAATCGCGCCCGATGACTCCCCACCCGCTGTTTGCGCAATTCATCGAGGCCGGTCGGGCCGCGGCGCGCCGGCGCGTCTGGGCCGGGCAGAAAACCGGTGCCGCAGAACCTGTTGACACCCCGCTCATCACCTCCGCCACCCCGCTCCCCAAGCGCCCCACGCGCCGCCGGCGTTGA
- a CDS encoding MBL fold metallo-hydrolase: MAIASLAARRETSATHVALILHRTSSMRRLILSSCFFLATCGPAMDVLPEAEAATAPLRGFCGTPDRPNPEPMLKITALPVGQGDATLIETPDGSTILIDGGPPGSAATALRPALQQLGRETPTMSLATHFDLDHIGGLTELLLGPDAVPDTPDDLDPPRGCWDRGGPPPDPLPLLRSYLQTRPHCARTASAGDTVRFGAVHITVLAANGHFADGTVVSLHPDDENAHSLALLVTYRDFRYLTLGDLPGGGGVPPYQTIDLESHLSTLAGDIDVLHVSHHGSRTATSAALLAATHPEYAIISVGASNDFGHPHREVLDRLATAGVDTRTTINGPVVIRTDGRYHFFFGSELPAFDTTQNAVSPRPILCQSAADPTG; the protein is encoded by the coding sequence ATGGCGATCGCGTCGCTGGCCGCACGACGCGAGACGTCTGCGACGCATGTGGCACTCATTCTGCATCGCACATCGTCTATGCGTCGTCTGATCCTCAGCAGCTGCTTTTTTCTCGCGACCTGCGGACCTGCCATGGACGTGCTGCCTGAGGCCGAGGCCGCGACCGCGCCACTGCGCGGATTTTGCGGCACGCCCGACCGGCCGAACCCCGAACCGATGCTCAAGATTACCGCCCTCCCCGTCGGCCAAGGCGACGCGACCCTCATTGAAACCCCGGACGGCTCAACCATCTTGATCGATGGCGGTCCCCCCGGATCCGCCGCCACCGCGCTTCGCCCCGCGCTCCAACAGCTGGGACGCGAAACACCCACGATGAGCCTGGCCACACACTTCGACTTGGACCATATCGGCGGGCTCACGGAACTGCTGCTCGGACCCGACGCCGTACCCGACACGCCCGACGACCTCGACCCGCCACGCGGCTGCTGGGACCGCGGCGGTCCACCACCCGACCCGCTCCCGTTACTCCGCAGCTACCTCCAGACGCGACCGCATTGCGCCCGCACTGCCAGCGCCGGCGACACGGTCCGCTTCGGCGCCGTACACATCACCGTCCTCGCCGCCAACGGCCACTTCGCCGATGGCACCGTCGTGTCACTCCATCCGGACGATGAAAACGCCCACAGCCTGGCCCTGCTCGTCACCTACCGCGACTTTCGCTATTTGACACTCGGCGACCTCCCCGGCGGCGGCGGCGTCCCACCCTATCAAACCATCGACTTGGAATCGCACCTTAGTACGTTGGCCGGAGACATCGATGTACTGCACGTCAGCCATCACGGCAGCCGCACCGCCACCAGCGCCGCGCTGCTCGCCGCAACGCATCCCGAATACGCGATCATTTCCGTCGGCGCCTCCAACGACTTTGGCCACCCCCACCGCGAGGTGCTCGACCGCCTCGCCACGGCGGGCGTCGACACCCGCACGACCATCAACGGACCGGTCGTGATTCGCACCGACGGGCGATACCACTTCTTTTTCGGCAGTGAATTGCCAGCATTCGACACGACGCAAAATGCTGTTTCCCCGCGTCCGATTTTGTGTCAAAGCGCGGCGGATCCAACAGGGTAA